A DNA window from Drosophila pseudoobscura strain MV-25-SWS-2005 chromosome 2, UCI_Dpse_MV25, whole genome shotgun sequence contains the following coding sequences:
- the LOC6896813 gene encoding uncharacterized protein produces the protein MDYKLISFGIICLTIFLIGSEAPSVKLTNAKCESYNKSWVIMHTCRLKAHSRNKTSLNVNLTVLEPAYKISAKFKMWKRANGYKPFLFDFHLDCCEFLRRRNHPVGKIIYNLLKDSSTVNHSCPYMGVQTLSDFHRIELPVVLPSGEYLVTFIWMFDGKPQFSSNISFTYLEDLWTRN, from the exons ATGGACTACAAGCTGATTTCTTTTGGAATAATATGCTTAACTATATTTCTCATTGGCTCT GAGGCTCCGTCGGTTAAACTGACAAATGCCAAGTGCGAGTCCTACAATAAATCATGGGTCATCATGCATACGTGTCGCCTGAAGGCCCACTCTCGCAACAAAACAAGTTTGAATGTAAATCTCACGGTCTTAGAGCCAGCGTACAAAATCTCTGCCAAATTTAAAATGTGGAAGAGGGCGAATGGATACAAACCGTTTCTCTTCGACTTCCACTTGGATTGCTGCGAGTTTTTGAGGAGACGCAACCACCCAGTAGGCAAGATTATCTATAATCTGTTGAAGGATTCGTCCACAGTGAATCATTCATGTCCTTATATG GGTGTGCAGACGCTAAGCGATTTTCATCGCATTGAATTGCCCGTGGTACTGCCATCGGGGGAATATCTTGTTACGTTTATTTGGATGTTCGATGGTAAGCCGCAGTTTTCATCGAATATTTCTTTCACCTATTTGGAGGATCTGTGGACGAGAAACTGA
- the GILT3 gene encoding GILT-like protein 3, with amino-acid sequence MNNKLSIFCGLGVLLISIARGNGQPQSNETVVTSTSTTETAPVVPQKLLVAIHYEALCPDSVYFIRRRLHDALLDNDWWRYTELKLYPFGKAGFYNNTATKEMQVFCQHGWEECELNALHACILETLEIQEAFKLIYCMLRAYSNQLDKCSNHLGLDVSAARKCKQSRKTPEILAPYGKETLKLGLSFVPTIVFENVFEPYEQSSIRYNFEGHFCSQYERKFNIRLPTCV; translated from the exons ATGAACAATAAATTAAGTATATTCTGCGGACTGGGAGTGCTCCTCATCTCTATAGCGAGAGGAAATGGCCAGCCACAGTCCAACGAGACGGTGGTGACATCCACCAGCACCACTGAAACAGCACCAGTAGTGCCTCAGAAACTACTGGTGGCCATCCACTATGAGGCCCTGTGTCCGGATAGCGTGTACTTCATCCGTCGACGGCTCCACGATGCTCTGCTGGACAACGATTGGTGGCGATATACTGAGCTGAAGCTGTACCCCTTCGGTAAAGCGGGA TTCTACAACAACACTGCCACTAAGGAGATGCAGGTATTTTGCCAGCACGGATGGGAGGAGTGCGAACTGAATGCGCTGCATGCCTGCATACTGGAGACACTAGAGATTCAAGAGGCCTTCAAGCTGATCTACTGTATGCTGCGGGCCTATAGCAACCAGCTGGACAAGTGCTCCAATCACCTGGGTCTCGACGTGAGTGCGGCGCGGAAATGCAAGCAATCGCGCAAGACCCCAGAGATCCTGGCTCCCTACGGCAAGGAGACTCTGAAGCTGGGCCTGTCCTTTGTCCCCACCATTGTGTTTGAGAAT GTATTCGAGCCATACGAGCAGAGCAGCATTCGCTACAACTTTGAGGGTCATTTCTGCAGTCAATACGAGAGAAAGTTCAACATCAGGCTGCCCACCTGCGTCTAG
- the GILT2 gene encoding GILT-like protein 2: MRAFVFVCLLMCIMALASARRHHARETEESDKLAVTLYYESLCPYCMTFVTTQLGPSMLLNDRLPFADLQLIPYGNAHLDDEGNVVCQHGVEECDLNAWHGCILQHHNITEAMTMIACMMRGKKNRLDKCAEHYSIDVSDVKECRNSRSVNDILKEYGRETAEVKHQGVPAVALDYVYNVEEQSSLLNHFDIVFCAQYELMYHLKLKNCV, from the exons ATGAGGGCGTTTGTCTTTGTCTGTCTACTGATGTGCATTATGGCGCTGGCCAGTGCGAGG CGTCATCATGCACGAGAGACAGAGGAGAGTGACAAACTGGCCGTAACACTGTACTACGAGTCACTTTGCCCCTACTGCATGACATTTGTCACCACACAACTGGGTCCCTCGATGCTTCTGAATGATCGACTGCCATTCGCGGATCTCCAGCTAATACCCTACGGCAATGCACAT CTTGATGACGAAGGAAATGTCGTATGCCAGCACGGCGTCGAGGAGTGTGATTTGAATGCCTGGCATGGCTGCATACTGCAGCACCATAACATCACCGAAGCTATGACAATGATTGCCTGCATGATGCGCGGAAAGAAGAACAGACTGGACAAGTGTGCCGAACACTATAGCATCGATGTGAGCGACGTCAAGGAGTGCCGGAATTCTCGTAGTGTGAATGATATACTAAAAGAGTACGGTAGGGAGACGGCCGAGGTGAAGCACCAGGGCGTTCCAGCCGTAGCACTGGATTAC GTGTACAACGTAGAAGAACAAAGCAGTCTGCTTAATCATTTCGATATTGTTTTCTGTGCTCAATATGAGCTCATGTACCATTTAAAACTAAAGAACtgtgtttaa
- the eIF3d1 gene encoding eukaryotic translation initiation factor 3 subunit D-1, protein MSETINTAAQFPSFEKPTVQFNERGWGPCELPDTFKDVPYQPFSKNDRLGKICDWTSTSNNDKKYQNKYASSFGTGNQYSYYHEEDETTFHLVDTARVQKPPHQRGRFRNMRGRGGRGRNPRGGLNNHHHHGMTTLNGKNVKARDTRRGMGKKFGHRGPPPKMRESSVAVRADWASIEEMDFPRLIKLSLPNIKDGVDIATCGTLEYYDKTYDRINVKNEKPLQKIDRIVHTVTTTDDPVIRRLSKTVGNVFATDAILATIMCSTRSNYSWDIVIEKVGDKIFMDKRDHTEFDLLTVNESSVEPPTDDDSSCNSPRNLAIEATFINHNFSQQVLKTGDQEAKFKFEEPNPFISEDEDIQVASVGYRYKKWELGSDIVLVARCEHDGVLQTPSGEPQFMSIKALNEWDSKLANGVEWRQKLDTQRGAVLANELRNNACKLAKWTVQAVLAGSDQLKLGYVSRINPRDHSRHVILGTQQFKPHEFATQINLSMDNAWGVLRCIIDLVMKQKDGKYLIMKDPNKPIIRLYDIPDNTFDSDDSDDGEGDDGEGFQQVYNYANNSNKI, encoded by the exons ATGAGCGAGACCATAAACACCGCGGCGCAGTTTCCGTCCTTCGAGAAACCGACCGTGCAGTTCAACGAGCGGGGCTGGGGACCATGCGAGCTGCCGGACACGTTTAAGGATGTTCCATACCAGCCGTTCAGCAAGAACGACCGTCTGGGCAAGATCTGCGACTGGACGAGCACCTCGAACAACGACAAGAAGTACCAGA ACAAGTACGCCTCCAGCTTCGGCACTGGCAACCAGTACTCGTACTACCATGAGGAGGACGAGACCACCTTCCACCTGGTCGACACGGCTCGTGTGCAGAAGCCGCCCCATCAGCGCGGACGCTTCCGCAACATGCGCGGACGCGGTGGTCGCGGTCGCAATCCCCGCGGCGGCCTgaacaaccaccaccaccacggcATGACGACGCTCAACGGCAAGAATGTGAAGGCTCGTGATACCCGTCGCGGCATGGGCAAGAAGTTTGGTCATCGCGGTCCGCCCCCGAAGATGCGCGAATCGTCGGTGGCCGTGCGCGCCGACTGGGCTTCCATTGAGGAGATGGACTTCCCCCGTCTCATCAAGCTGTCGCTGCCCAACATCAAGGACGGTGTCGATATCGCCACCTGCGGCACCCTGGAGTACTACGACAAGACCTATGACCGCATCAATGTGAAGAACGAGAAACCACTGCAGAAGATCGATCGCATTGTGCACACGGTGACCACCACCGACGATCCGGTTATTCGTCGTCTGTCCAAGACCGTGGGCAATGTCTTTGCCACAGATGCTATTCTGGCGACCATTATGTGCTCGACGCGCTCCAACTACTCCTGGGACATTGTCATCGAGAAGGTTGGCGACAAGATTTTCATGGACAAGCGTGATCATACGGAATTCGATTTGCTGACTGTGAACGAGAGCAGCGTGGAGCCCCCAACCGACGACGACAGCTCTTGCAACTCGCCCCGCAACCTGGCCATCGAGGCCACCTTCATCAACCACAACTTCAGCCAGCAGGTGCTGAAGACCGGCGACCAGGAGGCCAAGTTTAAGTTCGAGGAGCCAAATCCCTTCATCAGCGAAGACGAGGACATCCAGGTGGCCAGCGTGGGCTATCGCTACAAGAAGTGGGAGCTCGGCAGCGATATT GTTCTGGTGGCGCGATGCGAACACGACGGCGTGCTGCAGACGCCCAGTGGCGAGCCACAGTTCATGTCGATCAAGGCCCTCAACGAGTGGGACTCCAAGCTGGCCAATGGCGTGGAGTGGCGCCAGAAGTTGGACACACAGCGCGGCGCCGTGCTGGCCAATGAGCTGCGCAACAATGCCTGCAAGCTGGCCAAGTGGACCGTTCAGGCGGTGCTTGCGGGCTCCGATCAGCTGAAGCTGGGCTATGTGTCGCGTATCAACCCGAGAGATCATTCGCGACATGTCATCCTGGGCACGCAGCAGTTCAAGCCGCACGAGTTCGCCACTCAGATCAATTTGAGCATGGACAATGCCTGGGGCGTTCTCCGGTGCATCATTGACCTGGTGATGAAGCAGAAGGACGGCAAGTATCTGATCATGAAGGATCCCAACAAGCCGATCATTCGTCTCTACGATATCCCCGACAACACATTCGATTCCGATGACTCGGACGACGGCGAGGGCGATGATGGTGAGGGTTTCCAGCAGGTCTACAACTATgcgaacaacagcaacaagattTAG
- the LOC117183241 gene encoding spaetzle-processing enzyme-like has product MCSERRLLILLLLPLIVVVQAAALLAFANCTPEERCITLKRCPQILDNIKAYNVAQRKMIGHKQCALKSHHNTLLERVYVCCPEVPPVAQTGNILPIIGECGVTLPSFRIVGGTKAGLYEFPWLALIRHEKPVALQLRTLRDLLKLFVVKPTSFGCGGALINTRYVLTAAHCVASRRLIESGTVVASVRLGEWNTETAPDCFNEVNGREICAPSHLDIEVEKRIVHDGYVPDSRDHFNDIALLRLKRSVSYANNIQPICLPDSQRLHNSHFQIAGWGHTDLDRASPVMLKATIMGRGVDECRARYGPMRDTQLCAGGTDHRDTCNGDSGSPLMATISVGGREFVYLAGITSYGPRPCGLQDWPSAYTRTEAFIEWIVMHLEA; this is encoded by the exons ATGTGCTCCGAGAGAAGGCTTttgatcctgctgctgctgccgctgataGTCGTGGTGCAAGCTGCTGCCTTGCTAGCCTTTGCCAATTGCACTCCCGAAGAGCGTTGCATCACCCTCAAGAGGTGTCCGCAAATACTGGACAATATCAAGGCCTACAATGTGGCCCAGCGGAAAATGATCGGCCACAAGCAATGCGCTTTGAAGAGTCATCACAACACACTCTTGGAACGAGTCTACGTCTGCTGTCCGGAAGTGCCTCCCGTTGCCCAGACGGGCAACATCCTCCCCATCATTGGAGAGTGCGGCGTGACCTTGCCTTCCTTTCGCATCGTTGGGGGCACCAAGGCAGGTCTCTATGAGTTTCCATGGCTGGCACTGATCCGACACGAGAAACCTGTGGCACTGCAGCTTAGGACGCTCCGGGATTTGCTCAAATTGTTTGTCGTGAAACCTACATCCTTCGGTTGCGGAGGGGCACTGATCAACACTCGCTATGTACTGACCGCAGCCCATTGCGTGGCCAGCCGAAGGCTCATCGAGTCGGGTACAGTGGTGGCCAGCGTTCGTCTCGGCGAATGGAACACGGAGACTGCTCCCGACTGCTTCAACGAGGTGAATGGTAGAGAAATCTGTGCTCCCAGCCACCTGGACATAGAGGTCGAGAAGAGGATCGTCCACGACGGGTATGTGCCCGATAGCAGGGACCACTTCAACGACATAGCTCTGCTGCGCCTCAAGCGGAGTGTCAG CTACGCCAACAACATCCAACCCATTTGCCTGCCAGATAGCCAGAGGCTGCACAATAGTCACTTCCAAATAGCCGGCTGGGGCCACACCGACTTGGACAGGGCGAGCCCCGTCATGCTTAAGGCCACTATTATGGGCCGTGGTGTGGATGAGTGCCGCGCAAGATATGGCCCGATGAGGGACACCCAACTGTGTGCTGGCGGCACCGATCATAGAGACACCTGTAACGGGGACTCGGGCAGCCCCCTAATGGCCACCATCAGTGTGGGCGGCCGTGAATTCGTCTATCTCGCAGGCATCACCTCGTACGGACCAAGGCCGTGCGGTCTGCAGGACTGGCCGAGCGCCTACACCAGAACAGAGGCCTTCATCGAATGGATAGTGATGCATCTGGAGGCTTGA
- the LOC4800563 gene encoding spaetzle-processing enzyme-like: MMTDPKQMLMPMLLPLLVLLLLVAGAQRADAAQITFGSCIPQESAERGFCVHIDSCPFLFTILNTDKTTPAQRTLLSKSQCGLDNRREGLVNRILVCCPVSKRAGQLTNVHTAAEEHLPGNVLPGNETCGIHFADRIVGGHNTTLSEFPWMVLLQYKKLFSEDYSFNCGGTLINSRYVLTAGHCLASRRLDMSGTALHAVRLGEWDTNTDPDCVTEKNGQKTCAPGHIDIEVEKLIIHEEYVPNSIDQMNDIALLRLKQSVSYSDYVRPICLGVNGDVRTNLFEGYAMDVAGWGLTEKKVPSPWKLKITVDVWNLKTCQDKYSPYKYKLNDNQLCAGGKANVDTCGGDSGGPLMVAINTGGREVFYVAGITSYGPDPCGLPGWPGVYTRTGAFIDWIQRKLEA; the protein is encoded by the exons ATGATGACGGATCCGAAGCagatgctgatgccgatgctgctcccgctgctggtgctgctgctgctggtggccgGTGCACAACGAGCTG ATGCTGCGCAGATCACCTTCGGCAGCTGCATCCCGCAGGAGAGTGCGGAGCGCGGCTTCTGCGTCCACATTGACAGCTGTCCCTTCCTGTTCACCATCCTCAATACGGATAAGACGACCCCGGCCCAGCGCACCCTGCTCTCGAAGAGCCAATGCGGCCTGGACAACAGGCGCGAGGGTCTGGTGAACCGCATTCTGGTCTGTTGTCCGGTGAGCAAACGCGCCGGCCAACTCACGAATGTCCACACTGCGGCAGAGGAGCACTTGCCGGGCAACGTTCTGCCCGGCAATGAGACATGTGGCATCCATTTTGCCGACCGCATTGTGGGCGGCCACAACACCACTCTCTCGGAGTTCCCTTGGATGGTCCTGCTGCAGTACAAGAAGC TATTCTCAGAGGATTATAGCTTCAATTGCGGCGGGACCTTGATCAACTCTCGCTATGTGCTGACTGCCGGACACTGCCTGGCCAGTCGCCGACTGGACATGTCCGGCACAGCCCTGCATGCTGTCCGCCTGGGCGAGTGGGACACCAATACGGACCCCGATTGCGTGACCGAGAAGAATGGCCAGAAGACATGCGCCCCCGGGCACATCGACATTGAGGTGGAGAAGCTAATCATCCACGAGGAATATGTCCCCAACTCCATTGACCAGATGAACGACATAGCCCTATTGCGTCTCAAGCAGAGTGTCAG CTACTCGGATTATGTGCGACCTATTTGCCTGGGCGTCAATGGCGATGTGCGGACGAATCTGTTCGAGGGCTATGCCATGGACGTGGCTGGCTGGGGCCTGACCGAGAAGAAGGTGCCCAGTCCGTGGAAGCTAAAGATCACCGTCGATGTGTGGAACTTGAAGACGTGCCAGGACAAGTACAGCCCGTACAAGTACAAGCTGAACGATAACCAGCTGTGTGCTGGTGGCAAGGCGAATGTCGACACCTGCGGCGGCGACTCGGGCGGTCCCCTGATGGTGGCAATCAACACTGGCGgcagggaggtgttctatgtGGCCGGCATCACCTCGTACGGCCCGGATCCGTGCGGCCTACCAGGCTGGCCGGGCGTGTACACCCGCACGGGTGCCTTCATCGATTGGATACAGCGTAAATTGGAGGCATAA